CCACAGGCGTTTCATCTGAATCTGGTAGTTCTTCGGCTGAGGGTAAGTATCTGGGCAAGTTGTACTCTAACATAGTTGGTTTCCCCAATACTCAAAGCATACTTTGCGGCTTTGCCTGAATTATAACCATTTGCTTGGTAGATTTGCGATCGCTCCCCATGCATCCTTACCCCAGATTATCCGGATCTATCCCCAGCGCTCTTAATTGTTCTGCCAATTGTTGAGCGCGTTGACGTTCTTGTTGAGCGCGTTGGCGTTCAAGCTGAATCTGCTCTTGGGGTGTAAGATAACGTTGTCCAAGTTCGTCATACCAATACAACCATTCCCGCGTCACACCGCTATAGTTACCGCGTTCACAACCGATTCCTAATCCAATTTCTGGTAGCCAAACTGGGTTTGATGTTTGCAATTCATACTTACCATTGACTAACTTATGTACTTCTAAACGCGGTTTGCGGCGACGGCGAGATGAATAAATTACGTAATAAAGTACACCCAAAGCTTCATAATCATGCAATTTGTCGGTGTATTCTTTGCGATAATTTTGGGAAACTACTTCTAACACCAAAATTGGTGTTACATTTTCATCCCACAACACATAACTGGGACGTAACTCTTCATCATAAAACCGCTCTACCCCCAAGCTTAAAAATGCATCTGGCACAATTGCCGGTTTGTCAGGGTGATAATAAATCCCCATGTCTACGCCAAACAACCAGTCCATGCGTTCTGCCCACAATAGCAGCAGTATCGCCTTCAGCAAGCCTGGTATCAATTCTTGCAACTCATTATCCACAGGCGTTTCATCTGAGTCTGGTAGTTCTTCGGCTGAGGGTAAGTATCTGGGCAAGTTGTACTCTAACATAGTTGGTTTCCCCAATACTCAAAGCATACTTTGCGGCTTTGCCTGAATTATAACC
Above is a window of Nostoc sp. UHCC 0702 DNA encoding:
- a CDS encoding Uma2 family endonuclease, which codes for MLEYNLPRYLPSAEELPDSDETPVDNELQELIPGLLKAILLLLWAERMDWLFGVDMGIYYHPDKPAIVPDAFLSLGVERFYDEELRPSYVLWDENVTPILVLEVVSQNYRKEYTDKLHDYEALGVLYYVIYSSRRRRKPRLEVHKLVNGKYELQTSNPVWLPEIGLGIGCERGNYSGVTREWLYWYDELGQRYLTPQEQIQLERQRAQQERQRAQQLAEQLRALGIDPDNLG